Proteins from a single region of Aquamicrobium lusatiense:
- a CDS encoding alpha-ketoacid dehydrogenase subunit beta codes for MNDKVSATNERRLTIARAMAEAIAQEMRVDERVFVMGEDIGTLGGVFGNTRGLVEEFGKLRVRDTPISETGFIGAAVGAASDGMRPIVELMFVDFFGVCMDAIYNLMAKNTYFSGGSVKVPLVLMTSTGGGYSDAGQHSQCLYGTFAHLPGMKVVSPSNAYDAKGMMTAAIRDENPVIFMYHKGLQGMGWLGTEPGATVNVPEESYEVPFGKAAVVREGMDVTIVGLAMGVHNALKAADLLAKRGVSAEVVDLRTLVPLDRDTVFNSVKKTGRLIVVDEDYHSFGVSGEIIASVCERDVSVLKAAPRRVAYPDVPIPFSRPMEQFCLPNPDKIVAAFDTIAGA; via the coding sequence ATGAACGACAAGGTTTCCGCCACCAATGAACGGCGCCTGACCATAGCGCGCGCCATGGCCGAGGCGATCGCGCAGGAAATGCGCGTCGACGAGCGCGTCTTCGTCATGGGCGAGGACATCGGCACGCTGGGCGGCGTGTTCGGCAACACGCGCGGCCTAGTCGAGGAGTTCGGCAAGCTGCGGGTGCGCGACACGCCGATTTCCGAAACGGGCTTCATCGGCGCGGCGGTGGGCGCGGCCTCCGACGGCATGCGGCCGATCGTCGAGCTGATGTTCGTCGATTTCTTCGGCGTGTGCATGGACGCCATCTACAATCTGATGGCCAAGAACACCTATTTTTCCGGCGGGTCCGTCAAGGTTCCGCTGGTGCTGATGACCTCGACCGGCGGCGGCTATTCGGATGCCGGCCAGCACTCGCAATGCCTCTACGGCACCTTCGCCCATCTGCCGGGCATGAAGGTGGTGTCACCCTCCAACGCCTATGACGCCAAGGGCATGATGACGGCGGCGATCCGCGACGAGAACCCCGTGATCTTCATGTATCACAAGGGCCTTCAGGGCATGGGCTGGCTGGGCACCGAGCCGGGCGCCACCGTGAATGTGCCCGAAGAGAGCTACGAAGTGCCCTTCGGCAAGGCGGCCGTGGTGCGCGAGGGCATGGATGTGACCATCGTGGGGCTCGCCATGGGCGTGCACAATGCGCTCAAGGCGGCCGATCTGCTGGCGAAGAGGGGCGTCAGCGCCGAAGTGGTGGACCTGCGCACGCTGGTGCCGCTCGACCGCGACACCGTCTTCAACTCGGTGAAGAAGACCGGCCGGCTGATCGTCGTGGACGAGGACTATCACAGCTTCGGCGTTTCGGGAGAAATCATTGCTTCGGTGTGCGAGCGCGACGTTTCGGTGCTGAAGGCCGCGCCGCGCCGCGTCGCCTATCCCGATGTACCGATCCCGTTCTCGCGGCCGATGGAGCAGTTCTGCCTGCCCAACCCCGACAAGATCGTCGCCGCATTCGACACCATCGCAGGAGCCTGA